Proteins from a single region of Streptomyces sp. HUAS 15-9:
- a CDS encoding VWA domain-containing protein, translated as MTTEPTAVDTADLAPERLRRWRLVLGGDTADGTGCALSGQDAAMDGALAALYGKGDKPQSGRDRSAGLGASAPSVARWLGDIRTYFPSSVVQVMQRDAIDRLGLASLLLEPEMLEAVEADVHLVGTLLSLNKAMAETTKETARAVVCKVVEDLEKRLVTRTRATLTGALDRSARVNRPRHHDIDWNRTIAANLKHYLPEYRTVVPERLIGYGRAAQSVKKEVILCVDQSGSMAASVVYASVFGAVLASMRSISTRLVVFDTAVVDLTDQLDDPVDVLFGTQLGGGTDINRALAYCQSQITRPAETVVVLISDLYEGGIRNEMLKRVAAMKASGVQFVTLLALSDEGAPAYDREHAAALAALGAPAFACTPDLFPDVMAAAIEKRPLPIPDTV; from the coding sequence ATGACGACCGAGCCGACAGCGGTGGACACCGCCGACCTGGCACCGGAGCGGCTGCGGCGCTGGCGGCTGGTGCTCGGGGGCGACACGGCCGACGGAACCGGCTGCGCGCTGTCCGGGCAGGACGCCGCGATGGACGGAGCGCTCGCCGCGCTCTACGGCAAGGGGGACAAACCGCAGTCGGGGCGGGACCGTTCGGCCGGGCTCGGGGCGTCGGCGCCGTCGGTGGCGCGCTGGCTCGGGGACATCCGGACCTACTTCCCCTCCTCGGTCGTCCAGGTGATGCAGCGGGACGCCATCGACCGGCTCGGCCTTGCCTCCCTGCTCCTCGAGCCGGAGATGCTGGAGGCGGTGGAGGCCGATGTGCACCTGGTCGGCACGCTGCTCTCGCTCAACAAGGCGATGGCGGAGACCACCAAGGAGACGGCACGGGCGGTCGTGTGCAAGGTCGTCGAGGACCTGGAGAAGCGGCTCGTCACCCGTACCCGGGCCACCCTCACCGGCGCCCTCGACCGCAGCGCCCGGGTCAACCGGCCGCGCCACCACGACATCGACTGGAACCGCACGATCGCGGCCAACCTCAAGCACTACCTGCCCGAGTACCGCACGGTCGTGCCGGAGCGGCTGATCGGATACGGACGTGCGGCCCAGTCCGTGAAGAAGGAGGTCATCCTCTGCGTCGACCAGTCGGGGTCGATGGCGGCGTCCGTCGTCTACGCGTCCGTGTTCGGCGCGGTGCTCGCCTCCATGCGGTCGATCAGCACCCGGCTCGTGGTCTTCGACACGGCCGTGGTCGACCTCACCGACCAGCTCGACGACCCCGTCGACGTCCTCTTCGGCACCCAGCTCGGCGGCGGCACGGACATCAACCGGGCGCTGGCGTACTGCCAGTCGCAGATCACCCGGCCCGCCGAGACGGTGGTGGTGCTCATCAGCGACCTGTACGAGGGAGGGATACGGAACGAGATGCTGAAGCGGGTCGCGGCGATGAAGGCGTCGGGGGTGCAGTTCGTCACGCTGCTCGCTCTGTCGGACGAAGGGGCGCCCGCCTACGACCGCGAGCACGCGGCCGCGCTCGCCGCCCTGGGGGCACCGGCCTTCGCCTGTACGCCCGATCTGTTCCCGGACGTGATGGCGGCGGCGATCGAGAAGCGTCCCCTTCCGATACCGGACACCGTGTGA